Proteins encoded in a region of the Hypomesus transpacificus isolate Combined female chromosome 17, fHypTra1, whole genome shotgun sequence genome:
- the ifi35 gene encoding interferon-induced protein 35, with product MSSDEDFSIVINGDTDTMEGIQEQIVKYKEQHRLVLQEQQDLATGVYKVKDLELQFQRRTNILRQALEEDDASHAKTVENETMRLASLRRDEVRLKEEIDAALEQQSQLDKDNYHLRQQTAVSTAVPEKRVVFTGVTGNDAKTQSFEMKPHVVYPMEGGTALITFEDEKVARKILEMKEHKVELGECTITLEAKPVQVLVPSLVEMDTQICPHRVLVSSLPSKLRGEVLLDKLELHFSKGKNGGGEVEATDMLHDSGNVVITFVNGHVAKGLTDQQQHDVNFGKKEKKHKVKVTPFLNGKITHFQTRVSECSHTVLLAGVPAVMEQENLQDLLEIHFQKSSNGGGEVDAFLYNPLGQHSLALFQEECPIKD from the exons ATGTCTTCAGACGAG GATTTCTCAATTGTAATTAATggtgacacagacacaatggAAGGAATTCAAGAACAAATAGTCAAATATAAG GAACAACACCGTCTCGTGCTTCAAGAGCAACAGGACTTGGCCACAGGAGTATATAAAGTAAAAGACCTAGAACTTCAGTTCCAACGGCGTACAAACATTCTAAGACAAGCGCTGGAAGAAGATGATGCCAGTCATGCCAAAACGGTTGAAAACGAAACG ATGAGGTTGGCCAGCCTGCGCAGGGATGAGGTCAGATTGAAAGAGGAGATCGACGCAGCGCTGGAACAACAGAGCCAGCTGGATAAGGATAACTACCACCTCAGACAGCAGACCGCA GTGTCCACTGCTGTGCCGGAGAAAAGGGTTGTATTCACTGGAGTGACAGGAAACGATGCAAAAACACAGAGCTTCGAGATGAAGCCCCATGTTGTGTACCCAATGGAAGGGGGCACTGCACTCATTACCTTTGAAGATGAGAAAG TGGCCCGGAAGATCCTGGAAATGAAGGAGCACAAGGTGGAGCTGGGAGAATGCACCATCACCCTGGAGGCTAAGCCCGTCCAGGTGCTGGTCCCCAGCCTTGTGGAG ATGGACACCCAGATCTGTCCCCACCGTGTCCTGGTGTCCAGCCTACCCAGCAAGCTGAGAGGGGAGGTTCTGCTGGACAAGCTGGAACTCCACTTCAGCAAGGGGAAgaacgggggaggggaggtggaggccacAGACATGCTGCATGACTCTGGCAACGTGGTCATCACATTTGTCAACGGCCACG TGGCGAAAGGTTTGACGGACCAGCAGCAACATGATGTGAACTTtgggaagaaagagaagaaacacAAAGTGAAGGTGACTCCGTTCCTGAACGGGAAGATTACACACTTCCAG accAGGGTGTCAGAGTGCAGTCACACCGTCCTGCTGGCCGGTGTCCCTGCCGTCATGGAGCAGGAGAACCTGCAGGACCTGCTGGAGATCCACTTCCAGAAGAGCAGCaacgggggaggagaggtggatgcCTTCCTCTACAACCCTCTGGGCCAGCACAGCCTGGCGCTCTTCCAAGAGGAGTGTCCCATCAAGGACTAG